The proteins below are encoded in one region of Candidatus Omnitrophota bacterium:
- the smpB gene encoding SsrA-binding protein SmpB: MTDNIVATNRRARFEYSIYESLEAGIALTGTEVKSLRTGKASIANSFARIEGDEVFLHGMHIAPYEFGNIANPDPLRPRKLLLHKREIKRLAEDVGNKKLTIIPLKAYFKGGIVKVEIGLAKGKKLYDKREAIKKRDSDREIKRISRSTR; encoded by the coding sequence ATGACCGATAATATAGTCGCCACCAACAGGCGGGCAAGATTCGAATATAGCATCTACGAGAGCCTTGAGGCCGGCATAGCGCTTACAGGCACCGAGGTTAAGTCATTGCGTACCGGTAAGGCGAGCATTGCCAATAGTTTCGCGAGGATCGAAGGCGATGAGGTGTTCCTCCATGGTATGCATATAGCGCCATACGAATTTGGTAATATTGCTAACCCCGATCCGTTGCGGCCAAGAAAACTGCTCCTGCATAAAAGAGAGATAAAACGGCTTGCGGAGGACGTTGGAAATAAGAAATTAACGATTATCCCGCTCAAAGCTTATTTTAAAGGCGGGATAGTTAAAGTAGAAATAGGCCTTGCGAAAGGCAAGAAGCTCTACGATAAGCGTGAAGCGATAAAGAAGAGAGATTCCGATAGAGAAATTAAGCGGATATCGAGAAGTACCAGGTAG
- a CDS encoding 7-carboxy-7-deazaguanine synthase QueE, whose product MSDVKGQITEIFSSIQGEGIFLGAKQIFVRFKKCNLNCVFCDEAKGLASKEYAPLELLKEIKAIDVARGPHHSVSLTGGEPLLYWDFLKVFLRIAKKNRLFKAYLETNGTLPHELSKIIDLVDIVAMDFKLPSSTGERSYWHEHADFLRIASKKNVFVKAVVTANTDKEDIEKALLLMKKARKNIPFILQPVSPVKSDDRQIGHDRLMGFLEIGLRNEIETMRVIPQIHKILKVK is encoded by the coding sequence ATGAGTGATGTAAAAGGCCAGATAACCGAAATATTTTCATCGATACAGGGAGAAGGTATATTCCTGGGCGCGAAACAGATATTCGTCAGATTCAAGAAGTGTAATTTGAACTGCGTATTTTGTGACGAAGCTAAGGGTTTGGCCTCGAAAGAATATGCCCCGCTGGAACTGCTTAAAGAAATCAAGGCTATCGATGTGGCCCGCGGACCGCATCACTCCGTGTCGCTTACCGGCGGCGAGCCTCTTCTATACTGGGATTTTCTGAAAGTTTTTCTGAGAATAGCGAAAAAGAACAGGCTATTCAAGGCGTATCTTGAGACGAACGGAACCCTGCCGCACGAACTTTCGAAGATTATCGATCTGGTCGATATAGTGGCTATGGATTTCAAATTGCCGTCATCTACCGGCGAAAGAAGCTATTGGCACGAGCATGCGGACTTCCTGAGGATAGCTTCCAAAAAGAATGTATTCGTAAAAGCGGTTGTTACCGCCAATACCGACAAGGAAGATATCGAGAAGGCGCTTCTTTTAATGAAGAAAGCGCGCAAGAATATACCTTTTATCCTTCAACCGGTATCTCCTGTAAAATCCGACGATAGACAGATAGGGCATGACAGGCTTATGGGATTTTTAGAGATAGGGTTAAGGAACGAGATCGAAACCATGAGGGTCATTCCGCAGATACACAAAATATTAAAGGTAAAATAA
- the queD gene encoding 6-carboxytetrahydropterin synthase QueD, whose product MFEIKVKTDFSAAHNLRNYKGKCENLHGHNWTVEAVFRYKDVDKNGLAVDFRIAKDALKGVVESLDHSYLNGAKFFKKANPTSENIAKFIYDGLKKNLESIYSVAVWENEKSCAVYSE is encoded by the coding sequence ATGTTTGAAATAAAGGTTAAGACAGATTTCAGCGCGGCGCACAACCTGCGGAATTATAAAGGCAAGTGCGAAAATCTGCATGGCCATAACTGGACGGTCGAGGCGGTATTCCGGTATAAAGATGTGGATAAAAACGGACTTGCGGTTGATTTCAGGATCGCGAAGGACGCGTTGAAAGGCGTTGTCGAGTCGCTCGATCATTCGTATCTAAATGGGGCGAAGTTTTTCAAAAAGGCGAACCCGACCTCCGAAAATATCGCGAAGTTCATATATGACGGTTTGAAGAAAAACTTGGAGAGTATTTATTCCGTAGCTGTGTGGGAGAATGAAAAGTCGTGCGCCGTGTATTCTGAGTAA
- a CDS encoding helix-turn-helix domain-containing protein: MDGRKTFGSYFKDRRIKLSMTLRQFCEKHSMDPGNLSKIERGVLPPPKDEILKKYAHYLKLKEASNEWYEFFDLAAAESGRLPKELREKEIVARMPFLFRTIRGKKISKEKLDKLIKLIKES, from the coding sequence ATGGACGGACGTAAAACATTCGGCTCGTATTTTAAAGATAGAAGAATAAAGCTGAGCATGACGCTGCGCCAATTCTGCGAGAAACACAGCATGGATCCTGGAAATTTAAGTAAGATTGAAAGAGGCGTGTTGCCGCCGCCAAAAGATGAGATATTGAAGAAATACGCTCATTATCTCAAACTGAAAGAGGCGTCGAACGAGTGGTATGAATTCTTTGACCTTGCGGCCGCGGAATCAGGCCGGCTGCCAAAGGAGCTTAGGGAAAAAGAGATCGTCGCGAGAATGCCATTTTTATTCCGCACCATCAGGGGTAAAAAGATCTCGAAAGAGAAGCTCGATAAGTTGATAAAATTGATCAAGGAATCGTAA
- the queF gene encoding preQ(1) synthase, producing MKRSPYEGLQNKVRVMKTPVIETWQNRYSDRDYIIRIDIPEFTCICPKTGLPDFASIVIKYIPDQACIELKSFKYYTIFYRDVGIFNEHVVNKMLDDLVKACRPRWMEIAGEFNARGGIKTTVSAEYKG from the coding sequence ATGAAAAGATCGCCATACGAAGGATTGCAAAACAAGGTTCGTGTCATGAAGACGCCGGTGATAGAGACATGGCAGAATCGTTATTCCGACAGGGATTATATTATAAGGATCGACATTCCGGAGTTTACATGCATATGCCCAAAGACGGGATTGCCGGACTTTGCGTCGATCGTTATTAAATATATACCCGACCAGGCATGCATAGAATTAAAATCGTTCAAATACTATACTATATTTTACCGCGATGTAGGTATATTCAATGAGCACGTTGTGAATAAAATGCTCGACGATCTGGTTAAGGCGTGCCGACCCAGGTGGATGGAGATTGCCGGTGAGTTTAACGCGCGCGGCGGGATCAAGACGACGGTGAGCGCGGAGTATAAAGGGTAG
- a CDS encoding ChbG/HpnK family deacetylase produces the protein MKYLIVSADDFGLSDSINHGIMRGCEEGIVTSVNVIPSGAAFYDAASLLRMCGIKELSAHLALTETAPVTDPDMIPGLLTQEGDFHKSYMGFCFYFLRGAIVRDEIYLELKNQLERLKTCGLPITSLSSHQHIHILPGIREIFIQLAKEYDIPSIRYLHNDKLYYPYRAKKIFRKMVLKFFDRGMKNAFDKAGICHTDNLLGFFDSGDIREELLLEMINSLKSGVTELVTHPGFISAEVLDRCIFHRNCETDLAALTSRRVKKEIARKGIKLISFSDLAKLRK, from the coding sequence ATGAAATATCTGATCGTGAGCGCGGATGATTTTGGATTATCAGATAGTATAAATCACGGGATAATGCGCGGCTGTGAAGAGGGGATAGTGACATCGGTTAATGTTATCCCCTCCGGCGCGGCATTCTACGACGCGGCTTCTCTTCTGCGGATGTGTGGCATAAAAGAGCTCAGCGCGCATCTTGCGCTTACCGAAACAGCGCCGGTTACAGACCCGGATATGATTCCAGGGCTCTTGACGCAGGAAGGTGATTTTCATAAAAGTTACATGGGGTTCTGTTTCTATTTTTTACGTGGGGCTATAGTCCGCGATGAAATATATCTGGAGCTTAAGAATCAGCTTGAACGTCTTAAAACCTGTGGTTTACCTATAACCAGCCTAAGCAGTCACCAGCATATACATATACTTCCCGGGATACGGGAAATATTTATACAACTTGCCAAAGAATACGATATTCCCTCGATACGGTATCTGCACAATGACAAGTTATATTATCCGTATCGTGCGAAGAAGATATTCCGCAAGATGGTCCTGAAGTTTTTTGACAGGGGTATGAAGAACGCATTTGATAAGGCAGGTATTTGTCATACCGACAACCTGCTCGGGTTTTTCGATTCCGGGGATATACGGGAAGAGCTTTTATTGGAGATGATAAACAGCTTAAAAAGCGGGGTTACCGAGCTTGTAACCCACCCCGGTTTTATAAGCGCCGAAGTACTCGACAGATGCATATTCCACAGAAACTGCGAAACCGATCTCGCCGCGTTGACCAGCCGCCGTGTTAAAAAAGAAATAGCCCGCAAAGGTATCAAGCTCATCTCATTTAGCGATCTCGCCAAACTACGTAAATAG
- a CDS encoding GIY-YIG nuclease family protein, giving the protein MHYVYILKSLKTKDKLYVGLTGNLERRLKEHDETSSDHYTYRHRPWKLETYISFQSNLAAKKFEAYLKTGSGRAFIRRHLI; this is encoded by the coding sequence ATGCACTACGTCTATATACTAAAAAGCCTCAAAACCAAAGATAAGCTCTATGTCGGATTAACCGGCAATCTTGAGCGTCGCCTTAAAGAACACGACGAGACATCAAGCGATCATTACACATATCGCCATCGTCCATGGAAACTCGAAACATATATTTCATTTCAAAGTAATTTGGCTGCTAAGAAATTCGAGGCTTATTTAAAAACAGGTTCAGGCAGGGCATTCATTAGGCGGCACCTTATTTAG
- the kdpF gene encoding K(+)-transporting ATPase subunit F, which translates to MTIIYWIGGIVSLFLFAYLLIALLKPEIFS; encoded by the coding sequence ATGACTATTATTTATTGGATAGGCGGCATAGTTTCACTGTTTTTATTTGCCTATTTATTGATCGCTCTATTGAAGCCGGAGATATTTTCATGA
- a CDS encoding fumarate hydratase, translating into MREINVSKIKDAVAELCLKANFELRRDVLKSLKTAVAKEKNPRAKNILKAIIDNARLARTKRIAICQDTGMVIVHLEIGQNVALRGGALKGAVNAGVAEAYRKGYLRKSIVSGALFRENTKTNTPAVIYVDIVDGNNVKISVSPKGFGSENKSAIKMFKPTDSADEIKEFVIDVVKKAGPDACPPMVLGIGMGGTFERCAYLAKKALLRPVGKRSRQRHIARLETELERAINSLGIGPMGLGGKTTVLGVNVLEEPTHIAGLPVAVNVSCHATRSAEKTL; encoded by the coding sequence ATGAGAGAGATAAATGTTTCTAAAATAAAAGATGCAGTTGCTGAGCTTTGCCTTAAGGCGAACTTTGAACTCCGGCGGGATGTATTAAAATCTCTCAAGACGGCCGTAGCGAAAGAAAAGAACCCCAGGGCTAAGAATATATTGAAGGCTATCATAGATAACGCCCGCCTTGCCAGGACGAAACGGATTGCGATCTGCCAGGACACAGGCATGGTTATAGTTCATCTTGAGATCGGACAGAATGTGGCTCTGCGCGGCGGAGCGCTCAAGGGCGCCGTCAACGCGGGCGTCGCGGAGGCTTATCGTAAAGGTTACTTGCGGAAGTCGATCGTCTCCGGCGCGTTATTTCGCGAGAATACAAAGACCAACACTCCCGCTGTTATATATGTCGATATCGTCGACGGCAACAATGTAAAAATAAGCGTTTCCCCTAAAGGTTTTGGCAGTGAAAATAAGAGCGCTATAAAGATGTTCAAGCCTACCGATTCGGCCGATGAGATAAAAGAATTTGTCATCGATGTTGTGAAGAAAGCCGGCCCCGATGCCTGCCCGCCGATGGTTTTGGGTATAGGCATGGGCGGCACTTTTGAAAGATGCGCCTACTTGGCGAAGAAAGCGCTTCTGCGTCCGGTTGGCAAGCGTAGCCGGCAGAGGCATATCGCGCGGCTTGAAACAGAACTGGAGCGCGCGATCAATTCGCTCGGGATTGGCCCCATGGGGCTCGGCGGTAAAACTACGGTTCTCGGCGTGAATGTGCTCGAAGAGCCAACGCATATAGCGGGACTACCGGTCGCGGTTAATGTCAGTTGTCACGCGACGAGAAGCGCGGAGAAAACTTTGTGA
- the rdgB gene encoding RdgB/HAM1 family non-canonical purine NTP pyrophosphatase gives MREIVIATKNEKKLHELKRYLKGVDAKVVSLKNFTHVPRIVENGVTFKANAVKKALVISRFTKGLVIADDSGLAVNALGGRPGVRSSRFAGPRKSDKQNNKKLLEILKKTPPEKRQARFVCAAAICDNNKVLKVIEESCAGVIAFSEKGGYGFGYDSLFLIPKYKKTFGELGLKVKDKMSHRSKALKKVREFLKKYL, from the coding sequence ATGCGAGAAATTGTAATAGCGACCAAAAATGAAAAGAAGCTCCATGAATTAAAGCGTTATCTCAAAGGCGTAGACGCGAAAGTGGTTTCACTCAAAAATTTTACGCACGTACCGCGCATAGTCGAGAACGGCGTGACATTTAAAGCGAATGCCGTAAAGAAGGCGCTCGTCATATCGCGTTTTACGAAAGGGCTCGTAATAGCGGATGATTCCGGCTTGGCGGTCAATGCGCTCGGTGGACGGCCGGGTGTGCGATCGTCGAGATTTGCCGGGCCACGGAAGAGCGATAAGCAGAATAACAAAAAATTGCTGGAAATTTTGAAGAAGACTCCGCCCGAAAAAAGGCAGGCGCGGTTTGTTTGCGCCGCGGCAATATGCGATAACAACAAGGTGCTTAAAGTCATCGAGGAGTCGTGCGCCGGCGTTATAGCGTTCTCCGAAAAGGGCGGATACGGATTTGGATATGATTCGCTATTTCTGATACCAAAATATAAAAAGACCTTCGGTGAGCTTGGATTAAAAGTAAAAGATAAAATGAGCCACAGGTCTAAGGCGCTCAAAAAGGTTCGCGAGTTTTTAAAAAAGTACTTGTAG
- a CDS encoding N-acetylmuramoyl-L-alanine amidase, translating to MHLIVVIISVAVLTAGCATQATHFRLDTSLQKDIAMLSGAEYISLAKLCDFYGIEYKYDTFTGRADVRKGPNIVVIRTGGSGVLVNGEFVKSDNPVIMRDGVLFVPMALVKNNMGPVMGRPAVAILPKEEAGPKRFFIKSIVIDAGHGGKDPGALGRRSRLREKDMTLRAARKLKSLLEDAGIRVIMTRDSDVFIPLETRSSIANRSGADLFVSVHINSSRARSMRGFECYYLANTTDDNARALEAMENSSLRLDSAALVEHSRRLDKALWDLTLTENRIESAELAGSICDSIDSGLTMGNRGVRTARFYVLKFTHIPAVLVEAGYLSNKYEELKLKDPDFLDRVAESVAQGILRYKREYERTQGFTRI from the coding sequence TTGCATTTAATCGTAGTAATCATATCAGTCGCGGTATTGACAGCCGGATGCGCTACTCAGGCAACGCATTTCCGGCTCGACACTTCTTTGCAGAAGGATATAGCGATGCTGAGCGGGGCGGAGTATATATCACTCGCGAAACTGTGTGATTTCTATGGAATAGAATATAAATACGACACTTTTACCGGTCGCGCCGATGTCAGGAAGGGGCCGAATATAGTGGTCATAAGGACGGGCGGCTCCGGCGTACTTGTAAACGGTGAATTTGTGAAATCCGATAATCCTGTCATAATGCGCGATGGCGTGCTTTTTGTGCCGATGGCACTTGTAAAAAACAACATGGGCCCTGTGATGGGCCGTCCAGCCGTTGCTATTCTACCTAAGGAGGAGGCGGGCCCGAAGAGGTTTTTCATAAAATCAATAGTGATAGATGCCGGCCATGGCGGCAAGGATCCGGGCGCTTTGGGCAGGCGTAGCCGTTTAAGAGAGAAGGATATGACCCTCCGGGCCGCACGAAAGCTTAAATCACTGCTGGAAGACGCCGGTATCCGGGTAATCATGACAAGGGATAGTGATGTTTTTATACCGCTTGAGACGCGCTCATCCATCGCCAATCGCAGTGGTGCTGATCTTTTTGTAAGCGTACACATAAATTCCTCGCGCGCGCGTTCAATGAGAGGTTTCGAGTGCTACTATCTTGCGAATACGACGGACGATAATGCCCGGGCCCTCGAGGCTATGGAAAATTCTTCGCTACGCCTGGATAGCGCGGCTCTGGTCGAACATTCGCGCCGTTTGGATAAAGCGCTCTGGGATCTGACGCTGACCGAAAACAGAATAGAGTCGGCAGAGCTTGCCGGTTCGATATGCGATTCCATCGATTCCGGGCTTACGATGGGCAATCGCGGTGTGCGCACGGCGAGATTCTATGTGCTTAAGTTCACGCATATACCGGCGGTTCTGGTCGAGGCGGGTTATTTAAGCAATAAATATGAAGAATTGAAATTGAAGGATCCCGATTTCTTAGACAGGGTTGCGGAATCCGTAGCGCAGGGCATATTGAGATATAAGCGGGAGTACGAAAGAACCCAGGGGTTTACGAGGATATAA
- the murI gene encoding glutamate racemase, translating to MSDQRPIGVFDSGVGGLTVVDKMRGILPGESIVYFGDTARVPYGTKSKDTVTKFSVENVEFLMKHNVKLIIVACNTASSLSLDFLKRCFKVPIIGVIEPGAREAVSATRNNRIGVIGTHATVSSGAYEKAIKKMGSKYAVVTQACPLFVPIVEEGWAGRDIAGQVAEIYLKTLKSKNVDTLIMGCTHYPVLKNMLAKVMGKRVVLVDSAREVARGARDILDANGMLNLSRSRAEYKFFVSDEPNRFVKIGERFLKQRIKCVKRAG from the coding sequence ATGAGTGATCAGAGGCCTATAGGAGTATTCGATTCCGGCGTCGGCGGGCTTACGGTAGTCGATAAGATGCGCGGGATACTTCCAGGTGAGAGTATCGTGTATTTCGGCGATACCGCCAGGGTACCTTACGGCACAAAGTCGAAAGATACGGTTACGAAATTTTCGGTCGAGAATGTGGAATTTTTGATGAAGCATAACGTTAAGCTCATCATAGTCGCGTGTAATACCGCCTCGTCATTGAGCCTGGATTTTTTAAAGAGATGTTTTAAAGTTCCGATAATAGGAGTGATAGAACCCGGCGCCAGAGAAGCTGTGAGTGCCACCCGCAATAATCGCATAGGCGTTATCGGTACTCACGCGACAGTGTCTTCCGGAGCCTATGAAAAAGCGATAAAAAAAATGGGCAGTAAGTATGCGGTGGTTACTCAGGCGTGTCCGCTCTTCGTGCCTATTGTTGAGGAAGGGTGGGCCGGCAGGGACATAGCGGGCCAGGTGGCAGAGATTTATCTCAAAACACTTAAATCGAAAAACGTAGATACGCTTATCATGGGCTGTACCCATTACCCCGTTTTAAAGAACATGCTCGCGAAGGTTATGGGTAAGCGTGTTGTCCTGGTCGATTCGGCAAGAGAGGTCGCCAGGGGCGCCAGGGATATACTGGATGCAAACGGTATGTTGAACTTATCGCGCTCCAGGGCCGAATACAAATTCTTCGTGAGCGACGAGCCGAACAGATTCGTTAAGATCGGCGAGAGATTCTTAAAACAGCGTATAAAATGCGTAAAGAGGGCCGGTTAA
- a CDS encoding zinc ribbon domain-containing protein, with translation MRVTREKAGYSRNTAPLSDILRCKACGKAMFHTYAMRGKYKYRYYVCQSVQKQGSNSCPTKSVNAQAIEDSVIDCLGKMPQKELTEILAIWDALFPQLKHEALKRMVKEVKYDGTTGKLDMVLNNYRFYEYESKI, from the coding sequence ATGCGCGTAACACGCGAGAAGGCTGGTTATTCGAGAAATACAGCCCCACTCAGCGATATCTTGCGTTGTAAGGCCTGTGGCAAAGCAATGTTCCATACCTATGCGATGCGAGGTAAATATAAATACAGATATTATGTCTGCCAAAGTGTTCAAAAACAAGGCTCAAATTCGTGCCCTACCAAATCGGTAAATGCACAGGCTATAGAGGACTCTGTAATAGATTGCCTTGGCAAGATGCCACAAAAAGAACTGACAGAAATTCTCGCCATCTGGGATGCGCTATTCCCACAGTTAAAACATGAGGCATTAAAACGCATGGTTAAAGAAGTAAAATACGACGGAACGACTGGTAAGCTGGATATGGTCTTAAATAATTATAGATTTTATGAATACGAATCTAAAATATGA
- a CDS encoding FumA C-terminus/TtdB family hydratase beta subunit produces MKPVKIKTPLTKQAVAFLRAGDEVLLSGTIFTARDIAHKRLHDMIAKGHPIPLKLTDAVIYYAGPAPARPGRAIGSCGPTTSSRMDSFTPELLRLGLGGMIGKGGRSPEVRAAIKKYRRIYFIAIGGIGALLAERVISAKPVLFSDLGPEAIYKMEVVDFPIIVGIDSKGNDIYDQARRKKK; encoded by the coding sequence GTGAAGCCGGTTAAGATAAAGACGCCGTTGACAAAACAAGCGGTTGCTTTTCTCAGGGCAGGCGACGAGGTTCTTTTAAGCGGGACGATATTTACGGCAAGGGATATAGCTCACAAACGATTGCATGACATGATCGCGAAAGGCCATCCCATTCCGCTGAAATTAACGGATGCGGTGATATATTACGCGGGCCCTGCGCCGGCGCGTCCCGGACGGGCTATCGGATCATGCGGGCCGACGACCTCCTCGCGCATGGATTCTTTTACACCGGAACTTTTGCGCTTAGGCCTTGGCGGCATGATAGGAAAAGGCGGCAGATCTCCGGAGGTAAGAGCGGCGATAAAAAAATACAGACGTATATATTTTATCGCCATAGGAGGCATAGGGGCCCTGCTTGCGGAGAGAGTAATATCGGCGAAGCCCGTGCTCTTCAGCGACCTCGGCCCGGAGGCGATTTATAAAATGGAGGTCGTGGATTTTCCAATTATTGTAGGAATAGACTCGAAAGGAAACGATATATATGACCAGGCCCGACGGAAGAAAAAGTAA
- a CDS encoding ImmA/IrrE family metallo-endopeptidase translates to MSDVFVPYKNYDHIKKIASDFLHKYHPRDAFPTPIEEIIELKLNIDIIPIPGLHEIIEIDGFISSDLSNISIDEYVYKHRQGRYRFTLAHEVGHAIMHEAVYKHRGFNTTGDWKDFMETFPEDEWSWLEWQANQFAGLVLVPSHHLEKRLKYHSKQIRALGIKNDDVIMDRVVELLARDFVVSREVILRRIDKDAKKPDFTTKPPEK, encoded by the coding sequence ATGTCAGATGTATTTGTTCCTTACAAAAACTACGACCACATAAAGAAGATAGCTTCGGATTTCCTGCACAAATACCATCCAAGGGATGCCTTCCCCACTCCGATCGAAGAGATCATAGAGCTTAAGCTCAACATTGATATCATTCCGATCCCCGGACTTCACGAAATAATAGAAATCGACGGTTTCATATCCTCAGATTTGTCGAATATCTCCATAGATGAATACGTATATAAGCATAGACAAGGCCGATATCGCTTTACTCTAGCCCATGAGGTAGGCCATGCTATTATGCACGAGGCTGTTTACAAGCATCGCGGATTCAATACGACCGGAGATTGGAAGGATTTTATGGAGACTTTTCCGGAAGATGAATGGTCATGGCTTGAATGGCAGGCGAATCAATTTGCCGGATTAGTCCTGGTGCCAAGCCATCATCTGGAAAAGAGGTTAAAATATCATTCAAAGCAGATCAGGGCTTTGGGCATCAAAAATGATGATGTTATCATGGATAGGGTCGTTGAATTATTAGCCCGGGATTTTGTGGTTTCAAGAGAAGTTATATTAAGAAGGATTGATAAAGACGCCAAAAAACCTGATTTTACGACTAAACCACCCGAAAAGTAA
- the rph gene encoding ribonuclease PH, translating to MTRPDGRKSNELRHLKITKDYIKYAEGSCLIELGDTKVITTATIENTVPSFLKGKGTGWITAEYGMIPRSCRTRVQREAAKGKLGGRTMEIQRLIGRSMRSVADMAKIGERTLWIDCDVIQADGGTRCASITGSFISVILALEKMRAQNLIKEIPVSDYVAAISVGMMDGKPILDLNYDEDSNADVDMNIIMTGDGKFIEIQGTAEKEPFSKEDMNKLLALAKEGVDDLIAAQKKVLKGIIGKCEKL from the coding sequence ATGACCAGGCCCGACGGAAGAAAAAGTAACGAATTACGGCATCTCAAGATAACCAAGGATTACATAAAATACGCGGAAGGTTCGTGCTTGATAGAACTCGGTGACACCAAAGTCATAACGACCGCGACGATAGAAAACACCGTTCCGTCTTTCCTGAAAGGCAAGGGCACCGGATGGATAACCGCCGAATACGGCATGATACCGCGTTCCTGCAGAACCCGTGTTCAAAGGGAGGCGGCGAAGGGTAAGCTGGGCGGCAGGACCATGGAGATACAGCGCCTTATAGGCCGTTCGATGAGATCCGTGGCCGACATGGCGAAGATAGGCGAGAGGACGCTTTGGATCGACTGCGACGTCATACAGGCCGACGGCGGCACCAGATGCGCCAGCATAACCGGCAGTTTTATTTCGGTCATTCTTGCCCTCGAGAAGATGCGCGCTCAGAATCTCATTAAAGAGATACCGGTTTCCGACTATGTCGCGGCCATTAGCGTAGGAATGATGGACGGTAAACCGATCCTCGACCTGAATTATGATGAGGACTCGAACGCGGATGTCGATATGAATATCATTATGACCGGCGACGGTAAATTTATTGAAATACAGGGTACCGCCGAGAAGGAGCCATTCAGTAAAGAGGATATGAATAAGCTTTTAGCGTTGGCGAAGGAAGGGGTAGATGATCTCATCGCGGCGCAGAAGAAAGTTTTAAAGGGGATTATAGGCAAATGCGAGAAATTGTAA